A part of Methanohalobium evestigatum Z-7303 genomic DNA contains:
- a CDS encoding NAD-dependent epimerase/dehydratase family protein, with product MFQTNLNIPSKTKILITGGAGFIGSHILDLLMEYDNEILIFDNLSSGNENFIKHHINKNNFKFIDGNLLNFKEIDSACEETDFVFHIAANPDVKLGSENTKVHFDQNIKATYNLLESMRKNNVKKIAFTSTSTIYGEADIIPTPENYGPLVPISLYGASKLSCEGLISSFCHTFDMQSWIFRFANIVGNRSNHGVIFDFIKKLKINPNQLEILGDGQQRKSYLHVHDCVNAILYSINKSNNTVNIYNIGSEDTINVTEIAEIVVDEMGLKNVEFNYTGGSRGWKGDVPKMMLSIDKLKNLGWEPTYNSEKSIRDTVKALI from the coding sequence ATGTTTCAAACAAATCTAAATATACCATCAAAAACTAAAATATTAATAACAGGTGGTGCCGGATTTATTGGAAGCCATATTCTAGACCTATTAATGGAATATGATAATGAGATTTTAATTTTCGATAATTTAAGCTCGGGTAATGAAAATTTTATTAAACATCATATCAACAAAAATAACTTTAAGTTTATTGATGGAAACCTTCTTAATTTTAAAGAAATTGATTCAGCATGTGAAGAAACAGATTTTGTTTTCCACATAGCAGCTAATCCTGATGTTAAATTAGGTTCAGAAAATACTAAAGTCCACTTTGATCAGAATATAAAAGCTACATACAATTTACTTGAATCAATGCGTAAAAACAATGTGAAAAAAATAGCTTTCACATCTACATCGACTATATATGGAGAAGCTGATATAATACCCACACCTGAAAATTATGGACCACTTGTACCCATTTCTCTCTATGGTGCTTCTAAACTTTCATGCGAAGGTTTGATTTCCTCATTTTGTCATACGTTTGATATGCAGTCATGGATATTTAGATTTGCAAATATAGTAGGAAACCGTAGTAATCATGGAGTAATTTTTGATTTTATAAAAAAATTAAAAATCAACCCTAATCAACTTGAAATACTAGGTGATGGTCAGCAAAGGAAATCATATTTACACGTACATGATTGTGTAAATGCTATTTTATATTCTATTAATAAAAGCAATAATACGGTTAATATATATAATATAGGGTCTGAAGATACTATTAATGTTACAGAAATTGCAGAAATTGTTGTTGATGAAATGGGTCTTAAAAATGTAGAATTCAATTATACAGGTGGTTCAAGAGGATGGAAAGGAGATGTACCAAAAATGATGTTGTCGATAGATAAACTTAAAAATCTTGGATGGGAACCCACTTATAATTCAGAAAAAAGTATTAGAGATACTGTAAAAGCTTTGATTTAA
- a CDS encoding glycosyltransferase, which yields MVKIVYLLSKFPKLSESFILNEIFNLKRKGFDIYIFSIYKPSESIVHDELDNELLNKTYYFDITYVLKNLPKFIKYYLKYIIKELLDKRLPLHATKMAYFSIIIEKIDINHIHAHFATKAAHARVLSNIFGLSYTLTAHAYDLYRNPNISHLKRTLDDAEYNITISEYNKNYMKNVIGSNNNINVIRCGIDYEKFKPTNKQNNSSRVKILSVSRLIEKKGHIYLIRSIPEVIKHCTNCEFIIVGSGELENELKKLVEELNIKEYVNFVGDVTDYELIEYYNTADIFVLPCVIDKNGDRDGIPVAMMEAMSMELPVISTNVSGIPELVENENTGLIIPEKNVKQLTNAIIRLCKNPDERKKMGIKGRQIIVNKFNIDKETDKLGNLFKKVDKYYK from the coding sequence ATGGTGAAAATAGTATATTTATTATCTAAATTTCCAAAATTATCTGAATCCTTTATATTAAATGAAATTTTTAACCTTAAAAGGAAAGGCTTTGATATTTATATTTTCTCTATATACAAGCCTTCAGAGTCAATTGTTCATGATGAACTAGACAATGAACTATTGAACAAAACCTATTACTTTGATATTACATATGTTTTAAAGAACTTACCAAAATTCATTAAATATTATTTAAAATATATTATTAAAGAATTATTAGATAAAAGATTACCACTGCATGCAACTAAAATGGCATATTTTTCAATAATTATTGAAAAGATTGATATTAATCATATACATGCTCATTTTGCGACAAAAGCTGCTCATGCAAGAGTACTGAGTAATATTTTTGGATTAAGTTATACTCTAACAGCACATGCTTATGATTTATATCGTAATCCAAATATCAGTCATTTAAAAAGAACATTAGATGATGCTGAATATAATATCACAATATCTGAGTACAATAAAAATTACATGAAAAATGTTATAGGTTCAAATAATAATATTAATGTCATCAGATGCGGAATCGATTATGAAAAATTCAAACCCACAAATAAGCAAAATAATAGCTCAAGGGTAAAAATTTTGTCAGTATCTAGACTTATTGAAAAAAAAGGACATATATATTTAATAAGGTCTATACCAGAAGTTATTAAACATTGTACTAATTGTGAATTCATTATCGTGGGAAGTGGCGAACTTGAGAATGAACTAAAAAAATTAGTTGAAGAATTGAATATAAAAGAATATGTTAATTTTGTAGGTGATGTCACAGACTATGAACTAATAGAATATTACAATACTGCTGACATATTTGTTTTACCATGTGTAATAGATAAAAATGGTGATCGCGATGGTATACCAGTAGCTATGATGGAAGCGATGTCAATGGAATTACCTGTAATATCTACAAATGTATCAGGAATTCCAGAGTTGGTAGAAAATGAAAATACTGGGCTAATAATCCCTGAAAAAAACGTTAAACAATTAACAAATGCTATTATAAGGCTTTGCAAAAATCCAGATGAAAGAAAAAAAATGGGAATTAAAGGAAGACAAATTATTGTTAATAAATTTAATATCGATAAAGAAACTGATAAACTTGGAAACCTATTCAAAAAAGTAGATAAATATTACAAATGA
- a CDS encoding oligosaccharyl transferase, archaeosortase A system-associated, whose amino-acid sequence MTGEEKKNKLINSLSYFIGVIASFLVAFYIRTIPKAGVFISENFVRFGGNDPWYHLRNVENILHNFPDMLWFDAYTQFPNGTEQVFAPLFDMILAFILWIIGLGDPSQSLIHTFSAYYPTILGALVVIPTYFAGKWLYDRRVGLLSAILVAIAPGQFLSRSMIGFNDHHIAETLFSTIVAALLIIAIVKARQHNISFENLKNKNFSEFKQAIPYFIFTGIALGLYTLSWKGALFFSFIIGVYITIQHIIDHLHGRSTDYLAIGGITIFFVTLIMVLITPELGGSKSLNIKGLLGGILAFPILTGISIALKNKDLKRYYYPFAVAAFFIAGIGLARLFSPSAYQLVTNVGGYFMRTGGALTIAEASPLLNMGGQFSFAPLWFNFGTLALISFLALAFLAYKSTKENTPERTFLIIWSIMVIWAMLQQNRFAYYYSVNASLLSAFIGIKILDFAGWQTLTDNFREKLHSSKEKLNFGSFLKNNLGIWHIIAFVIVILVLIVPTANETMNQTRGVGGPQGQWIEGLQWLEYNTPDPGLDYYESYEIPEDGSYDYPDEAYGVMSWWDYGHWIEVIGHRIPNANPFQQGIGGRRGSINDEAMPGASTFFTAPSEEKATEVLEEIHPDPDKAGARYVVSDAQMATGKFYAMAAWTLDTKDYYVQVQTQQGQQRVPGERYYNSMEARLHIFDGDGLEQYRMVHETRPGNSPERGYKQVYNVLHGGNLELQDTGFVKIFEYVEGAKVQGTAPEDTKVTISVPIRTSQGRTFEYSQTTTSDGTYSFTVPYSTEGPIQGETQFDTMPTEPYTISYNNVTEQVSVTERDVLDGNTVEVQ is encoded by the coding sequence ATGACCGGTGAGGAAAAGAAAAATAAACTCATAAACAGCCTATCGTATTTCATAGGAGTAATAGCTTCATTTCTGGTAGCGTTCTATATAAGGACTATCCCGAAAGCTGGAGTATTTATATCCGAGAACTTTGTGCGATTTGGTGGGAATGACCCTTGGTACCATTTAAGGAACGTAGAAAATATTTTGCATAATTTCCCTGACATGTTATGGTTCGATGCTTATACACAATTTCCAAATGGTACAGAACAGGTATTTGCACCACTTTTTGACATGATTCTTGCATTTATCTTATGGATAATAGGTCTAGGTGATCCTAGCCAGAGCTTAATTCATACGTTCAGTGCTTATTATCCCACTATACTGGGTGCACTTGTAGTAATACCTACATATTTTGCAGGTAAATGGCTGTATGATAGAAGAGTAGGGTTACTATCAGCTATCCTTGTTGCAATTGCACCAGGACAATTCCTTTCAAGGTCGATGATTGGATTCAACGACCACCACATCGCAGAAACACTTTTCAGCACAATTGTTGCTGCTCTTTTAATAATAGCTATTGTAAAAGCACGCCAGCATAACATTAGCTTCGAAAACCTCAAAAACAAAAACTTCAGCGAATTTAAACAAGCAATCCCATATTTCATCTTTACCGGTATAGCACTTGGCCTCTATACACTTTCATGGAAAGGAGCACTTTTCTTCAGCTTCATAATCGGTGTTTATATAACCATCCAGCATATCATAGACCATCTGCATGGTAGAAGTACCGATTATCTAGCAATTGGCGGAATTACAATTTTCTTTGTAACTTTGATAATGGTTTTAATCACACCAGAACTTGGTGGTTCGAAATCCTTGAATATTAAAGGTTTACTCGGTGGAATTTTAGCGTTCCCGATACTTACAGGTATATCCATTGCGCTTAAAAACAAAGACCTGAAAAGATATTATTATCCGTTTGCAGTAGCTGCATTTTTCATAGCAGGAATAGGACTGGCTAGACTATTCTCACCTTCAGCCTATCAATTGGTAACCAATGTTGGTGGCTATTTCATGCGAACCGGCGGAGCACTCACAATCGCAGAAGCATCACCACTTCTAAATATGGGCGGTCAATTTTCATTTGCACCACTCTGGTTCAACTTTGGAACACTCGCATTAATCTCCTTCTTAGCACTGGCATTCCTTGCCTACAAATCGACAAAAGAAAACACACCAGAGAGAACTTTCCTGATAATCTGGTCGATAATGGTCATCTGGGCCATGCTCCAGCAGAACAGGTTCGCTTACTACTATTCAGTTAACGCATCATTACTCAGCGCATTCATCGGTATCAAAATACTGGATTTTGCAGGCTGGCAAACTCTAACCGACAATTTCAGAGAAAAACTCCACTCGTCCAAAGAAAAACTTAATTTCGGTAGTTTTCTGAAAAATAATCTTGGAATCTGGCACATAATAGCTTTTGTGATAGTAATTCTGGTACTTATTGTTCCAACTGCGAATGAAACCATGAACCAGACACGTGGTGTCGGTGGTCCACAGGGACAGTGGATAGAAGGACTGCAGTGGCTGGAATACAACACACCAGACCCTGGGCTGGATTATTACGAGAGTTATGAGATACCTGAAGACGGCAGTTATGATTATCCGGATGAAGCCTATGGTGTAATGTCCTGGTGGGACTACGGCCACTGGATAGAGGTCATCGGACACAGGATTCCTAATGCTAACCCATTCCAGCAAGGTATCGGTGGTCGTAGAGGTTCGATAAACGATGAAGCAATGCCGGGTGCATCCACTTTCTTCACAGCACCATCTGAAGAGAAAGCAACAGAAGTGCTGGAAGAAATACATCCAGACCCGGATAAAGCCGGTGCAAGATATGTAGTATCCGATGCACAAATGGCAACCGGTAAATTCTACGCAATGGCTGCATGGACTTTAGATACAAAAGATTACTATGTACAGGTCCAGACCCAGCAGGGACAGCAAAGAGTTCCGGGTGAGCGATACTACAACTCCATGGAAGCGAGACTGCACATCTTTGACGGTGACGGGCTCGAACAATACCGCATGGTGCACGAGACCAGACCAGGAAATTCACCTGAGAGAGGTTACAAGCAGGTTTACAACGTACTCCACGGCGGAAACCTGGAACTTCAGGACACCGGGTTTGTCAAGATATTCGAATATGTAGAAGGTGCAAAGGTACAAGGTACAGCACCTGAAGATACAAAAGTTACAATCAGTGTACCGATTCGAACCAGTCAAGGACGTACATTCGAGTATTCACAGACAACTACCTCGGACGGTACATATTCATTCACAGTACCTTACTCTACAGAAGGACCTATACAGGGTGAGACCCAGTTCGATACCATGCCGACAGAACCCTATACTATCTCTTACAACAACGTGACAGAGCAGGTATCTGTTACAGAAAGAGATGTTCTGGACGGCAATACAGTAGAGGTGCAGTGA
- a CDS encoding nucleotidyltransferase family protein translates to MNSCYNQLKSNKRIQKLHRILPDLKKRYPIKYLGIFGSYVRDEQTPDSDFDVLIDFNKPISLLDFAGLELELSDTLSVKVDLVSKTSLKSIIGKRIMDEVVEL, encoded by the coding sequence ATGAACTCATGTTATAACCAACTCAAATCTAACAAACGCATCCAGAAACTACATCGAATTCTGCCAGATCTGAAGAAAAGGTATCCTATCAAATATCTGGGTATTTTTGGATCATATGTAAGAGATGAACAAACACCGGATAGCGATTTTGATGTGCTTATAGATTTCAATAAACCGATATCATTACTGGATTTTGCAGGATTGGAACTGGAATTGTCTGATACATTGAGTGTTAAAGTAGATCTGGTATCAAAAACTTCTTTGAAATCAATAATTGGAAAACGTATAATGGATGAGGTTGTGGAATTATGA
- a CDS encoding HepT-like ribonuclease domain-containing protein yields MTKHEIEYIENILKAMENSQDFTADYTFNDFKEDEKTQYAVEWALKMIGEMSRIITEETKSKYPDIPWNELENLGDILTNYHKTDLHLIWNTVQKDIPPLIPEFRRILSNIQ; encoded by the coding sequence ATGACAAAACATGAAATTGAATATATCGAAAACATCCTCAAAGCGATGGAGAATTCTCAGGATTTTACTGCTGACTATACATTCAACGATTTCAAAGAAGACGAAAAAACACAGTACGCAGTTGAGTGGGCACTAAAAATGATTGGCGAAATGTCCAGAATTATAACAGAAGAAACAAAAAGTAAATACCCAGATATCCCATGGAATGAACTAGAAAATCTAGGGGATATTTTAACTAACTATCATAAAACAGACCTTCATTTAATTTGGAATACGGTTCAAAAAGATATTCCACCACTGATACCAGAATTTAGACGTATACTTTCAAATATCCAGTAA
- the iscB gene encoding RNA-guided endonuclease IscB, translating into MVFVLNKNKKFLTPCHPAKARILLKARKATIHKKYPFTIRLKELKSDDIKDDFRLKIDYGSKHTGLAILKNNKDVIWLAQIHHRTDIKKKLDDRRSFRRRRRSKNLRYRKPRFDNRKKPKGWLPPSLQSRVDNIQTWVRKLMKLIPINSISYENIKFDTQLMQNPEIKGVEYQQGTLKGYEVREYLLEKFQRTCAYCDKQNVQLEVEHIVPRSRGGSDRVSNLTIACHDCNQRKSNLTAEEFGYPEVHEKARKSLKDAAVINATKWKVLDVLKNTGLPVECGTGALTKMNRIKLNLPKDHHFDACCVGESTPDELRFKTNSVLHIHAKGRGSYKRCKLDKYGFPRKPAPRIKYIFGFQSGDIIKAIVENGKYKGTWKGAVTCRSKGYFDIKNGTKRIAQGINHKYFKLVQRFDGYTYQLDRLNLNSNTNTDGRNSSHC; encoded by the coding sequence ATGGTATTCGTATTGAACAAGAACAAGAAATTTTTAACACCGTGCCATCCGGCCAAAGCCAGAATTCTGCTGAAAGCCAGAAAAGCTACTATACACAAAAAATATCCTTTCACAATAAGACTGAAAGAACTGAAATCAGATGACATAAAAGATGATTTCAGACTCAAAATCGACTACGGTTCAAAACACACTGGTCTAGCCATACTTAAGAACAACAAAGATGTTATCTGGTTAGCTCAGATTCATCACAGAACCGATATTAAAAAGAAATTAGATGATAGGAGGAGTTTCAGACGCAGAAGAAGATCAAAGAATCTGAGATACAGGAAACCCAGATTTGATAATAGGAAAAAACCGAAAGGATGGCTCCCACCATCTCTACAGAGCAGAGTAGACAACATCCAGACATGGGTCAGAAAGTTGATGAAACTGATACCTATCAACTCAATATCTTACGAAAATATCAAATTCGATACTCAACTGATGCAGAACCCTGAAATCAAAGGTGTTGAGTATCAACAGGGAACTCTGAAGGGTTATGAAGTCAGGGAATATCTGCTGGAAAAGTTCCAGAGAACCTGTGCTTATTGCGACAAACAGAATGTACAGTTAGAAGTTGAACATATAGTACCGAGAAGTAGAGGTGGTTCCGATAGAGTTTCCAATTTAACCATCGCTTGTCACGACTGCAATCAGAGAAAAAGTAACCTGACTGCTGAAGAATTCGGTTATCCTGAAGTGCATGAGAAAGCCAGAAAATCTCTGAAAGATGCTGCTGTAATCAACGCTACAAAATGGAAAGTTCTTGATGTACTGAAAAACACAGGGCTACCGGTAGAATGCGGTACAGGTGCTCTAACCAAGATGAACAGGATTAAACTGAACCTACCGAAAGATCACCATTTCGATGCATGCTGTGTAGGAGAATCCACACCCGATGAACTCAGATTCAAAACTAACAGTGTACTGCACATCCATGCTAAAGGCAGAGGCAGTTACAAGAGATGTAAACTGGATAAATACGGGTTCCCGAGAAAACCTGCACCCAGAATCAAATACATATTTGGTTTTCAATCAGGAGACATCATAAAAGCGATAGTTGAAAATGGGAAGTATAAAGGCACCTGGAAAGGTGCTGTAACATGCAGAAGCAAAGGCTATTTCGATATCAAAAACGGTACTAAAAGGATTGCACAGGGTATAAACCATAAATATTTCAAACTCGTGCAGAGATTCGATGGATATACCTATCAATTAGACAGATTAAACCTGAACTCAAATACAAATACCGATGGTCGCAATTCCTCCCACTGTTGA
- a CDS encoding potassium transporter TrkG, protein MREAFAIVAFGWISVVLFGTIPYLFYDIGFVDALFESMSGFTATGSTVLVGIESYPKGLLFWRSMTQWLGGMGIIVLFISILPKIGVGGRQMFRAEMPGIQEDKLDPLIRGTAKILWMVYLVLTVLQTVSMKMAGASLYDAITHERRRKESHCFNSGRNCDHRYLYLSSGLICLIDRYIHRISARV, encoded by the coding sequence CTGAGAGAAGCTTTTGCCATAGTAGCTTTTGGATGGATTTCAGTGGTTCTTTTTGGAACCATACCTTACCTTTTTTATGATATCGGTTTTGTCGACGCATTATTTGAGTCCATGTCCGGTTTCACAGCTACCGGGTCTACTGTGCTTGTTGGTATAGAATCATATCCTAAAGGACTGCTTTTCTGGCGCAGTATGACCCAATGGCTTGGTGGTATGGGAATTATTGTTCTTTTTATATCCATCCTTCCAAAAATAGGGGTGGGTGGTAGGCAAATGTTCCGGGCAGAAATGCCCGGCATCCAGGAAGATAAATTGGACCCTCTTATTAGAGGTACAGCTAAAATTCTCTGGATGGTATACCTTGTTTTAACCGTATTGCAGACAGTATCCATGAAAATGGCGGGTGCATCCCTTTATGATGCAATTACTCACGAGAGACGTCGCAAGGAATCCCACTGTTTCAACAGTGGGAGGAATTGCGACCATCGGTATTTGTATTTGAGTTCAGGTTTAATCTGTCTAATTGATAGGTATATCCATCGAATCTCTGCACGAGTTTGA
- the ppcA gene encoding phosphoenolpyruvate carboxylase — protein sequence MQKDGKFPKVMCTQHPDSVSKYISTKEEINEALEAVVKFGCDEYMPDYEGKTTPYHQNVQIVSKFIDETDIIPGKDVFITPRATSALHENRFRQLMVMMSIAEANYNAYQYSKSQAITEFVHPMTSNIQEIVAAQQHMQDVSELAKKEFNFKMETPRIIPLLEDVQGLLNAGKIINELIKANQDLLDIDENRYRVFIGKSDSALSFGHVASNLSCKYAISELNQLGMDTGTDIGIILGAGSLPFRGHMSLKNADNFFEEYRGIDTITLQSALRYNHAESDAEKLVNIAKSELSKTARIFNSSEKEEIINIIGIFGARYNKSIQQISSSINRIADLLPPQRDRLVRGGGTGYARDVPDITGVSCACRSDIKKELEDSMPKESMELPRAIKFTGALYSMGIPPEIIGTGTALEKVREKMGEDVHDRLLSEYFPSLKSDLEFAFDYLDLDAASRFLPAPLMEDIQKDVKILSETFGLEKKCNPSYKMLLDMLQPHMLDAKYTGDLMDEEISQLVRSTLIQMAKMRKALG from the coding sequence ATGCAAAAGGACGGAAAATTCCCGAAAGTGATGTGTACACAGCATCCGGACTCGGTATCAAAGTACATATCGACAAAAGAAGAAATAAACGAAGCATTAGAGGCAGTCGTAAAATTTGGCTGCGATGAATACATGCCTGATTATGAAGGCAAAACAACGCCGTACCATCAAAACGTCCAGATAGTTTCAAAATTTATAGATGAAACTGATATAATTCCCGGAAAAGATGTTTTTATCACACCAAGGGCTACCAGTGCACTTCATGAAAACCGGTTCAGACAATTGATGGTGATGATGTCTATTGCAGAAGCTAACTACAATGCTTATCAATACTCCAAATCTCAGGCAATAACTGAATTCGTCCATCCAATGACAAGTAACATCCAGGAAATAGTAGCTGCACAGCAGCATATGCAAGATGTGAGCGAACTTGCTAAAAAAGAATTCAATTTCAAGATGGAAACACCGAGGATAATACCGCTTCTTGAAGACGTTCAGGGATTACTGAATGCCGGGAAAATAATAAACGAGCTAATAAAAGCTAACCAGGATCTACTCGACATAGATGAGAATAGATACAGGGTATTTATAGGAAAATCCGACTCTGCTCTATCCTTCGGACATGTTGCAAGTAATCTTTCATGCAAATATGCGATAAGTGAGCTTAATCAACTGGGAATGGATACCGGTACAGATATAGGTATCATACTCGGAGCCGGTTCACTACCATTTAGAGGACACATGAGCCTCAAAAATGCAGACAATTTTTTTGAAGAATACAGGGGTATCGACACCATCACCTTGCAGTCCGCCCTAAGATACAACCATGCAGAAAGCGATGCAGAAAAACTGGTTAATATTGCAAAATCCGAACTTTCAAAAACTGCAAGGATATTCAACTCTAGTGAAAAAGAAGAAATCATAAACATTATAGGAATTTTCGGTGCACGTTATAACAAATCGATACAACAGATCTCATCGTCTATAAACCGTATAGCAGATCTACTTCCACCACAACGTGACCGTTTGGTTCGCGGTGGTGGTACAGGATATGCAAGAGACGTTCCCGATATCACAGGTGTATCCTGTGCATGCCGAAGCGATATTAAAAAGGAACTTGAAGACAGCATGCCAAAAGAGAGTATGGAACTTCCAAGAGCTATAAAATTTACAGGTGCTTTATATTCCATGGGAATTCCTCCAGAGATCATCGGAACAGGAACAGCCCTGGAAAAGGTTAGAGAAAAGATGGGTGAAGATGTTCATGATAGGTTGCTTTCAGAATACTTCCCGTCACTTAAATCTGACCTTGAATTCGCATTCGATTATCTGGACCTTGATGCTGCATCTAGATTCCTGCCTGCTCCACTGATGGAGGATATCCAAAAAGATGTTAAAATCCTGAGTGAAACATTTGGACTTGAGAAAAAGTGTAACCCGTCGTACAAAATGTTGCTTGATATGCTGCAGCCGCATATGCTTGATGCTAAATACACAGGCGACCTCATGGATGAAGAGATATCACAGCTTGTACGCTCGACATTGATACAGATGGCTAAAATGAGGAAAGCGCTGGGGTGA
- a CDS encoding CGGC domain-containing protein, protein MKIGIIRCQQTEDMCPGTMDFKIIKEKKFAFEGITGDIDIIGMVSCGGCPGKKAIYRLVDVV, encoded by the coding sequence TTGAAGATAGGAATTATCAGATGCCAACAAACAGAGGATATGTGTCCTGGTACAATGGATTTCAAAATAATAAAGGAAAAGAAATTTGCATTTGAAGGCATTACAGGAGATATTGATATAATAGGTATGGTTTCCTGTGGCGGTTGTCCAGGTAAAAAGGCCATATATAGACTTGTGGATGTTGTATAG
- a CDS encoding DUF2162 domain-containing protein, which translates to MDSIYIAVIGILTGIFVFGLKTGIGCGFSNIKKQNIIILAGVYFLISLIIGTSMDYIDMSYLQSITDMGMMLHVLVALLLIGAGIYTRKKWFCGHDVSKHSFLAISLPCPVCLTALFISCTMLASSLDWSGLSIGVLTGFVFFVSIIVSSLTFKRMGKTPETLGSVMMFLGIFYVLGAMIAPAYMEVKQMDLAPIAAGEFEIGPYLLFFVLILGGFILNHIKTKKFEEG; encoded by the coding sequence ATGGATTCAATCTACATTGCTGTAATCGGGATACTAACAGGTATTTTTGTATTCGGATTGAAAACCGGCATAGGATGCGGTTTTTCCAATATCAAAAAACAAAACATCATAATACTGGCCGGTGTTTACTTCCTGATTTCACTGATAATCGGTACATCGATGGACTATATCGATATGTCATATCTACAAAGTATTACGGATATGGGTATGATGCTTCATGTACTGGTTGCCCTGCTTTTGATAGGTGCAGGAATCTATACAAGAAAAAAATGGTTTTGTGGACATGATGTTTCAAAACATTCATTCCTTGCAATCTCTCTCCCATGTCCGGTCTGTTTGACTGCACTGTTCATATCATGCACCATGCTTGCTTCCAGTCTTGATTGGAGCGGTCTGAGTATCGGTGTACTTACAGGGTTTGTATTTTTTGTATCGATTATAGTGTCATCGTTGACGTTTAAAAGGATGGGTAAAACACCGGAAACCCTTGGTAGTGTGATGATGTTCCTTGGTATATTCTATGTCCTCGGTGCCATGATTGCACCTGCTTACATGGAAGTCAAACAGATGGACCTTGCACCGATTGCAGCTGGTGAGTTTGAGATTGGTCCTTACCTTTTATTCTTCGTACTAATTCTAGGCGGTTTTATATTGAACCATATAAAAACAAAAAAGTTTGAAGAAGGGTGA
- a CDS encoding MotA/TolQ/ExbB proton channel family protein produces the protein MSVVSPLFEVMYTFSSALLYPVIILLILFIVASLVLIGEFLSEYSKRSRDVNNLEHTCNHVEDNIKDSAYEKAAEALRNLKQNHIVTSFSRDAADHLENQRIPSIERISGEYEIRMAKQLEHTKIIAVVAPMLGLMGTLIPLGPALIGLTEGNIVQLANNLMVAFATTVVGLFAGSIGHVLTQVRRRWYWQDMADIDYILDTIEGKR, from the coding sequence ATGAGTGTAGTTTCACCTTTATTTGAAGTAATGTATACTTTCTCGTCAGCTTTGCTCTATCCTGTAATCATCCTGTTAATCCTGTTTATCGTAGCGTCCCTTGTATTGATCGGAGAATTCCTATCAGAATACTCAAAACGCTCAAGGGATGTAAACAATCTTGAACACACCTGCAACCATGTTGAAGATAATATCAAAGATTCTGCTTATGAAAAAGCAGCTGAAGCTCTCAGGAATCTAAAACAGAACCATATAGTTACATCTTTTTCAAGGGATGCTGCAGACCATCTCGAGAACCAGAGGATACCATCTATCGAAAGAATATCAGGTGAATATGAAATCAGGATGGCAAAACAGCTTGAACATACAAAGATCATAGCTGTTGTTGCACCGATGCTGGGTCTGATGGGTACCCTGATTCCACTGGGTCCTGCATTGATCGGCCTTACTGAAGGCAATATCGTCCAGCTTGCCAACAACCTGATGGTTGCATTCGCCACGACCGTTGTAGGATTGTTTGCAGGCAGTATAGGACATGTACTGACCCAGGTTCGAAGACGGTGGTACTGGCAGGATATGGCGGATATCGACTACATACTGGATACAATAGAGGGTAAACGATGA